The genomic window ATCACCAGGAACTCCCCGGCAGCGGCACCGTCTCGGTCGACGACGTCGTCGGGCGGGCCGTGGTGGTCGCCTGGCCGCTCGGCCGCTGGTCCACGCTGCCCGTGCCGGCCACCTTCGACCAGCCCGGGCTGAACGCCGCGGCATCGGCCGCCGTCGCGCCGGGTGCGCTGGGGCTCGCGGGCGCGGTGCCGGTCGTGCTGGTGCGCAGGAGGCGGCTGACCGCCGCGCAGACTCCCGCGCAGACCACCGTGCCGACGACGGCTACGGCTGGTGCGGGCACCGGCTGAGGGCTGACCCGCGGGCAACCGGCGGGTAGGGTGCCGCTCGGATCAGCGATGTCGGTCTCCGAGGTGGGAGCGCTGGGATGAGCGGAACGGGACGTACGCAAGACGGCCACAGCCGTCTCGGCAGCGCGCTGTCGGGGCTGGCTGTGGCCGTCGGCTGTGTGCTCTTCCTCGGAGGGTTCGTCTGGGGAGCGGTCGAGTACCAGCCCTACACGGTGCCGACGGACTCCATGTCGCCCACCGTCCAGGCGGGCGACCGGGTGCTGGCGCAGCGCATCGACGGCTCCGAGGTGCGGCGCGGTGACGTCGTGGTCTTCACCGACCAGGTGTGGGGCGACATGCCGATGGTGAAGCGGGTCGTCGCGGTCGGCGGCGACGAGATCGTGTGCTGCGACGCGGACGGTCGGACGACCGTCAACGGCAAGCCGGTCGAGGAACCGTATCTGCGCGGCGACGGGCGGGCCTCGCCGCAGTCGTTCACCGCGAATGTGCCCGAGGGGAAGCTGTTCCTCCTCGGCGACGAGCGCATGGGCTCCCAGGACTCCCGCGTCCATCTGCAGGACCCCGGGCAGGGGTCGGTGCCCCGGACTGCTGTGAAGGCCCGGGTGGACGCTGTGGCGTGGCCGCTGGGCGGCCTCGTCGAGCGGCCGGAGGGCTTCGCGGAGCTGCCCGGCGGGGTGTCGCAGCCCGGGCCGGTGAAGCTGGTCGTCGGATCGGTGGTGCTGGGTGCCGTACTGATCCTCGGGGGCGCGGCGTACGGGCCGGTCGCCCGGGTCTTCGGGAGGCGGAGGGCACCGGACGTCCGGGGCAGGGTGACGGCCGATGTCTGAACTTTCTGAATCATCTGAACCGCCTGGATCACCTCGGCCGTCCGAGCCGTCCGAACCGGTCGAGCCGCCTGGACCAACTCAGCCGTCCGAAGCGGACGCCCTGGGGCTCGAAGGCGTGGAGCTGAGGCCGGTCGCGCGGGTGATCCTGCTCGATCCGGACGACCGTATTCTGCTCGTCCACGGGTTCGAGCCCGACGATCCGGCGGACGCGTGGTGGTTCACGCCCGGGGGCGGCGTCGAGGGCGGCGAGACCCGCGAGGAGGCGGCGCTGCGCGAGGTCGCCGAGGAGACCGGGATCACCGACGTCGAGCTGGGGCCGGTGATCTGGCAGCGCGTCTGCTCCTTCCCGTTCGACGGGCGGCGCTGGGACCAGGACGAGTGGTACTACCTGGCCCGTACGAAGCAGACGGCGACCAGCCTGACCGGGCTCACCGGGCTCGAGCAGCGCAGTGTCGCGGGGCTGAGGTGGTGGACCTCCTCGGAACTGTCGGCGGCGCGTGAGACGGTGTATCCGACCAGACTCGCCGAGCTGCTGCGCACGCTGCTCGACGAGGGTCCTCCGAGTGTGCCGGTGGTCCTGGCCCCAGAAATCGCCTGAGGGCCCCGCAGGCTGGCGCACAATAGGGGGACGCACGGCTGAAGGGGAACATGCCATGAGCGCCGAGGACCTCGAAAAGTACGAGACCGAGATGGAGCTGAAGCTCTACCGGGAGTACCGCGACGTCGTCGGTCTGTTCAAATACGTGATCGAGACCGAGCGTCGCTTCTACCTCACCAACGACTACGAGATGCAGGTGCACTCGGTCCAGGGCGAGGTCTTCTTCGAGGTCTCGATGGCGGACGCGTGGGTCTGGGACATGTACAGGCCGGCCAGGTTCGTCAAGCAGGTCCGTGTGCTCACGTTCAAGGACGTGAACATCGAGGAGCTGAACAAGAGCGATCTCGAACTTCCGGGTGGCTGAGTTATCCACAACGGACGGGTTGTCCACCAAGATCCACAAGCTGGGGTGTGACGCGTCAGAGTCGGTGCCGGAGGTGGTGCCGAGATGAACGCGACACGGGCACTGGGGCGGTACGGCGAGGAGCTGGCGGCACGTCGGCTCAGCGAGGCCGGGATGGCCGTCCTGGCACGGAACTGGCGGTGTGGACGGGCGGGCGAGATCGACATCGTCGCCCGCGACGGCGATGTGGCGGTCATCTGTGAGGTGAAGACCCGCAGAGGCGCCCCGCCGGGATCGAGGGCGGCGTTCGAGCATCCGATGGCCGCGGTCACGCCCACCAAGGCGGAGCGCCTGAGACGGCTGGCCGCTTGCTGGATCGACCGCCATGGCGGGCCGCCGCCGGGCGGCGTGCGTATCGACCTCGTCGGTGTGGTGCTGCCCCGCAGGGGCGCCGCCGTCGTCGAGCACGTGCGGGGGGTGGCCTGATGGGTTTCGCGCGCACGTGCTCGGTGGCGCTGGTCGGCGTCGAAGGCGTGGTGGTCGAGGTCCAGGCCGACCTGGAGCCGGGTGTCGCGGCCTTCACCCTCGTCGGGCTCCCCGACAAGAGCCTGGTGGAGAGCCGGGACCGGGTCAGGGCAGCCGTGGTCAACTCCGAGGCCGAATGGCCGCAGAAGAAGCTCACGGTGGGCCTCAGCCCGGCGTCGGTGCCGAAAGGCGGCAGCGGCTTCGATCTGGCCGTCGCCTGCGCCGTCCTCGGCGCGGCCGAGCGTATCGACCCGAGGGCGATCGCCGATCTGGTGCTGATCGGGGAGCTGGGACTCGACGGCAGGGTGCGGCCGGTGCGCGGCGTGCTCCCCGCGGTGCTCGCGGCCGCTGAGGCGGGATACCGGCAGGTGGTCGTCCCCGAGCAGACGGCCGGGGAGGCGTCGCTGGTGCCCGGGGTGTCCGTCCTCGGCGTGCGCAGCCTGCGCCAGCTGATCGCGGTGCTCAACGACGAGCCGGTGCCGGAGGAGGAGCCGGACGGCGAGGGCAGACCTGACGCCATGCTCGCCGGACTGATGGTGCCCGGCGCCGGGGTCGGCACGGGACTGGCGGCGCGCGGGCCGGCGGACGACGGGCGGGCCTCCTTCGCGGATCTCGCGGACGTGGCGGGGCAGCACGCCGCCCGCACGGCCCTGGAGGTCGCCGCGGCCGGAGCCCACCATCTGCTGCTCCAGGGCCCGCCGGGCGCGGGCAAGACGATGCTGGCCGAGCGGCTGCCCGGGTTGCTGCCGCCGCTGACCCGGCAGGAGTCCCTCGAAGTCACCGGCGTCCACTCGGTCGCGGGCATCCTGCCGCCGGGCGAGCCCCTGGTGCGCACGCCGCCGTACTGCGCGCCCCACCACTCGGCGACGATGCAGTCCCTCGTGGGCGGCGGACAGGGCCTGCCGAGGCCCGGAGCGGTGTCCTTGGCACATCGCGGAATCTTGTTTCTGGACGAGGCCCCCGAATTCTCCGCCAAAGCGCTCGACGCCCTGCGGCAGCCGCTGGAGTCCGGCCATGTGATCGTCGCGCGCAGCGCGGGCGTGGTGCGGCTGCCGGCCCGCTTCCTCATGGTGCTGGCCGCCAACCCCTGCCCGTGCGGGCGGCACACCCTGCAGGGCGCCGGGTGCGAGTGTCCCGCCTCGGTGATCCGGCGCTACCAGGCACGGCTGTCGGGGCCGCTCCTCGACCGGGTCGACCTGCGGGTCGAGGTGGAGCCGGTGAGCCGTTCCGATCTGCTGGGCCAGAGCGGCCGGGGCGAGTCCACGGAGACCGTCGCCGACCGGGTCCGGGAGGCCAGGGACCGGGCGGCCGCGCGGCTGGACGGCACGCCATGGAGCGTCAACAGCGAAGTGCCGGGCCATGAGCTCCGCACCCGCTGGCAGGTGGCCCCCGGCGCTCTTGCCGCCGCCGAGCGCGACATGGAGCGGGGCATGCTCACCGCCCGTGGCATGGACCGCGTCCTGCGCGTCGCCTGGACCGCCGCCGACCTCGCCGGCCGCGACCGGCCCACCGTCCAGGACGTCTCCCTCGCCCTCCAACTGCGCACCGGCATCGCGCGTGGCGCCCTGGTACTGCTCGGGGCCGAGCCGTGACGGCGAGCCGTGCGGGGGCCAAGAGCCGCGCCGCCGACGCGGCCGGGCAGGACGGCGCCGCGACCGCGGGGGGCGGGGGTGGCACATGACCGCCGGGGTGAGCGACGAGGAGCGCCTGGCGCGTGCCGCGTTGACGCGGGTCGTCGAACCGGGTGACGAACACGGCGGGAGGTGGCTGCGGGAGCACGGGCCCGTGGAGCTCATGGCGCGGCTCACCGCGCCCGCGCTTCCCGAAGGCACTCTTCGGGGTGCGGGGGAGCAGCGGATCGAGGGCTACCGCATACGGGCGGCGGCGGCCGACCCCGGGCGCGATCTCGACGCGGCGGCAGCGGCCGGCGGCCGGTTCCTCTGTCCGGGTGACCCGGAGTGGCCGAGCCAGCTCGACGACCTCGGGGACGCGAGACCCGTGGGGCTGTGGGTCAGAGGCCGCTCCGACCTGCGGATATGGGCGCTGCGGTCGGTCGCCGTGGTCGGCGCACGGGCCTGCACGCCGTACGGCGCCCATATGGCGGCGAGCCTGGGGTCGGGGCTCGCCGAGCGTGGCTGGGTCGTCGTCTCCGGTGCCGCGCACGGCGTCGACGGCGCGGCCCACCGCGGCGCGCTCGCCGCCGCGGGCGCGACCGTCGCGGTGCTGGCCTGCGGGGTCGACGTCGTCTACCCCCGCTCCCACGCCGAGTTGATCGGCCGCATCGCGGAACAGGGCCTGGTCATCGGCGAGTTGCCACCGGGAGGCCACCCGACGCGCAGCCGGTTCGTCCTGCGGAACCGGGTGATCGCCGCCCTCACCCGTGGCACCGTCGTCGTGGAGGCCGAATATCGCAGCGGGTCGCTCGTCACCGCACGCGCCGCCCAGCGCCTCGGCCGCTTCACGATGGGCGTTCCCGGCCCGGTGACCAGCGGACTCTCGGCCGGAGTCCATGAACTCCTGCGCGGAGAGGCCGTGCTCGTCACCGACGCCGACGAAGTCGTGGAGCTGGTCGGGTACATCGGTGAACTGGCCCCGGCCCGACGCGGCCCGGTCTTCGCCCGGGATCTCGTCGGACCGGCCGGGGCACGGGTTCTGGAGGCACTCCCGGCCCGGGGTGTCCTCGGTGCGGGTGACATCGCGCGCGGCGCCGGTGTCACGACGGACGAGGCGCTCGGCAGGCTGTACGAACTGCACTCGCTGGGGTTCGTCGAACGGCACGGCGACGGCTGGAGGTTGACGCAGGCCGCGATACACCCGTCGAACACCCGGCGAGGCGGTGCTTGACCTGGCGCATTCGGGTGAAAGGGTGAGCCCGATGACCTCCGCGGCTCTCCCCGGACATCCCCAGGGGGCCGGCGCACACGGCGTCGGCCCTCGTTCGAAGATGTGCCCGACGGTCCCTACCCGCCCAGGCGCGATCCGCCGGTCTTCGCGCACCGCAACTACACAGTCACGCTACGCTCACCGGGTTCCCCACCCAGCCACCCGCCCAGAGAACCATCCCTCCCCACCTCACAGCAGAACGGCTCAAGGCAACGCATGCCCCAGCACACCTCCGGGTCTGACCGCGCGGCAGTGCCACCCGCTGCCCGTGGCACCGTGCGGCCGCCCGCCCCCTCGTCGCTCGACGAGTTGTGGCGGTCGTACAAGGCGACGGGCGACGGGCGGCTGCGGGAGCAGCTGATCCTGCACTACTCACCGCTGGTGAAGTACGTCGCGGGCCGGGTGAGCGTCGGGCTGCCGTCCAACGTCGAGCAGGCGGACTTCGTCTCCTCGGGGGTGTTCGGACTCATCGACGCCATCGAGAAGTTCGACATCGAGCGGTCGATCAAGTTCGAGACGTATGCGATCACCCGCATCCGGGGCGCCATGATCGACGAACTCCGGGCGCTGGACTGGATCCCCCGCTCGGTGCGGCAGAAGGCCCGCGCCGTCGAGCGCGCCTACGCCACCCTGGAGGCGCAGCTGCGGCGCACCCCCTCCGAGAGCGAGGTCGCCGCGGAGATGGGCATCGCGCTGGAGGAACTGCACTCGGTCTTCAGCCAGTTGTCCCTGGCGAACGTCGTGGCCCTTGAGGAGCTGCTGCACGTCGGCGGGGAGGGCGGCGACCGGCTCAGCCTCATGGACACGCTGGAGGACACCGCGGCGGACGACCCGGTCGAGGTCGCCGAGGACCGTGAGCTGCGCCGGCTCCTCGCCCGCGCGATCAACACGCTCCCCGACCGCGAGAAGACGGTCGTCACCCTCTACTACTACGAGGGCCTCACCCTCGCCGAGATCGGCAACGTCCTCGGGGTCACCGAGAGCCGGGTCAGCCAGATCCACACCAAGTCGGTCCTGCAGCTGAGGGCGAAGCTGGCCGACGTCGGCCGCTGAGAAGTGGCAGGTGACACGTGGTCGGGGGCGGGTGCCCGGGCGCCGATTCGTCCCCGCCCCCGCCCGCCCACGCAGTCCCGCCCTTAAAGTGGACCCGTGCCCAGGATTCGAGCGGCCTCCGTGGCCGAGCACCGGACCATGCAGCGCGGCGCCCTGCTGGATGCCGCGCGTTCCCTGCTGTCCGAAGGCGGTACCGAGGCGCTGACCTTCCCCGCCCTCGCCGAGCGCACGGGCCTGGCCAGGTCCTCCGTGTACGAGTACTTCCGCTCGCGCGCCGCCGTGGTCGAAGAGCTCTGCGCCGTCGACTTTCCCGTCTGGGCGGCCGAGGTGGAAGTGGCCATGGAGCAGGCCGGGACGCCCGAGGGCAAGGTCGAGGCGTATGTGCGCCAGCAGCTCGAACTCGTCGGCGACCGGCGCCACCGGGCCGTCGTCGCCATCTCCGCGAGCGAGCTCGACGCAGGGGCCCGAGAGAAGATCCGCGCCGCCCACGGCGGCCTCGTGGCCATGATCGTCGAGGCCCTGGGAGACCTCGGCCACGAGCAGCCCCGTCTCGCCGCGATGCTGCTCCAGGGCGTCGTCGACGCGGCGGTCCGCCGTATCGAGCTCGGCGCGGTGGAGGAGCCCTCCGCGATCGCCGATGCCGCGGTGTCTATGGCCCTCCGCGGCGTCCGCGGCGACTGAGCCCGCGCACCCCCCTCGCCCCTCGCCCCTCGCCCCGCGCACCCCCCTCGCCCCTCGCCCCGCGCACCCCACATGCCCCACACACCCCTCCCGTCCCACATGCCCCGTCGCGCGCATCTCCCGGGCGCTCCACCAGCCGTCGGCCCGATACGGGCAGCGCGCCGCCATGTCACGGCCCGCGCCGTACGGCCCCGCACGGGCCGCCGGAGTGCCCTGTGCGACCAGATGGCCGCCGCGGCCAGTGCGATCGCCTGGAGCGAGCCCCCACCGGCATGCGACGCGGCTGCCGCCGCCGGCGCCGGCGCCGGCGCCGAGGGCGGGACGGGGAGACCGAAGACCGGCAGCAGACGCGACGGGCCCCGGCGCAGCGCCGACGGCGGCAGCAGGGACAGCGGGTCGAGGTACTGCTCGCCACGGCGCAGGCCCCAGTGCAGACACCCCTGCGGACAGTGCGACGGGCCGTCCGCGACGACCGCCACCACCTGGCCCTCGGCCACTTCGTCACCAGCCCGGACCACCGCCCGCACCGGCTCGTAGGTGGTGCGCAGCGGCGGATCACCCGTGCCCGGCAAGGCGACCGACAGGACCCCGCGCCCGGCCACCGGCCCCGCGAAGGACACCCGGCCCGCCGCGGCGGCCCGCACCTCCGTACCCCGAGGGGCCGCCAGGTCGACACCGCGGTGCCCGCGCCCGTACGGACCGGCGGGCGGCTCCCAGCCCCGCACCACCGCCGGACGCGGCGGGCCCACCGGCCAGACACCCGCCGGCGCCGCCGCCCACGCCGCCCCGCCCGGCACCTGTGCCGCCGCAGGAAGCAGTGCAACCAGCACCACCGCCACCAGCACGACCGTCACGACTCGTACGCGATTCATGACACAGACGGTCCCGCACCAGGCCCCGCGCTCGCTGATCATGGCCGGGATCTGTGGACAACCAGCCGGTTGTGGACAGCGCCGTCACCCGGCACTGCGCCGGTCCCGTACACTTCTTCTGGCGATCCGGGTCACCGGGTCGACTTCGCACGCCCCGCCACTACCCCCATCAGCGGATGGTGGCCGCGCCTCTCGGTCCTCTGCGGCACGGCGCGCCGGGGCGTCAGGACACAACCGAGAAACTCAAGGAGATACGGCCATGGCCGTCGTCACGATGCGGGAGCTGCTGGAGAGCGGCGTCCACTTCGGTCACCAGACCCGTCGCTGGAACCCGAAGATGAAGCGCTTCATCTTCACCGAGCGCAACGGCATCTACATCATCGACCTGCTCCAGTCGCTGTCGTACATCGACCGCGCCTACGAGTTCGTCAAGGAGACCGTCGCACACGGCGGCTCCATCATGTTCATCGGCACCAAGAAGCAGGCCCAGGAGGCCATCGCCGAGCAGGCGACGCGCGTCGGGATGCCGTACGTCAACCAGCGCTGGCTGGGCGGCATGCTCACCAACTTCTCCACCGTCTACAAGCGCCTTCAGCGTCTGAAGGAGCTTGAGGCGATCGACTTCGAGGACGTGGCCGCCTCCGGCCTCACCAAGAAGGAGCTCCTGGTCCTCTCCCGCGAGAAGGCCAAGCTGGAGAAGACCCTTGGCGGTATCCGCGAGATGCAGAAGGTGCCGAGCGCCGTCTGGATCGTCGACACCAAGAAGGAGCACATCGCCGTCGGTGAGGCGCGCAAGCTCCACATCCCGGTCGTCGCGATCCTCGACACCAACTGCGACCCCGACGAGGTCGACTACAAGATCCCGGGCAACGACGACGCGATCCGCTCCGTCACGCTGCTCACCCGCGTGATCGCCGACGCCGTCGCCGAGGGCCTCATCGCCCGCTCCGGTGTCGCCACCGGTGACCAGAAGCCGGGCGACAAGGCCGCGGGCGAGCCGCTGGCCGAGTGGGAGCGCGACCTCCTCGAGGGCGAGAAGAAGGCCGACGAGACCCCGGCCGCCGAGGCCGAGAAGCCGGCTGAGGCTGCTGCCGAGGCTCCGGCCGCCGAGGCCGAGAAGCCGGCCGAGGCCGCTGCCGAGGCTCCGGCCGCGGACGCCGAGCAGGCCTGACACCCCAGGTTCGGATGTTGACGGCGGGGGCCCATGAAGCCCCCGCCGTCGACCCGTAGATCGTTCGAATCTTCGACCTCAGCTCTTCGACTTCAGAGAGATTCCCAGACATGGCGAACTACACCGCCGCTGATGTAAAGAAGCTCCGCGAGCTCACCGGCGCGGGCATGATGGACTGCAAGAAGGCGCTCGACGAGGCCGAGGGCAACGTCGACAAGGCCGTCGAGGCCCTGCGCATCAAGGGCCAGAAGGGCGTCGCCAAGCGCGAGGGCCGTTCCGCCGAGAACGGCGCGGTCGTCTCCCTGATCGCCGACGACAACACCTCCGGTGTCATCGTCGAGCTGAAGTGCGAGACGGACTTCGTCGCCAAGGGTGAGAAGTTCCAGGCCGTCGCCAACGCGCTCGCCACCCACGTCGCCAAGACCAACCCGGCGGACGTCGAGGCGCTGCTCGCCTCCGAGATCGAGTCCGGCAAGACCGTCCAGGCGTACGTCGACGAGGCCAACGCCAACCTCGGCGAGAAGATCGTCCTGGACCGCTTCGCGCAGTTCTCCGGTGGTTACGTCACCGCCTACATGCACCGCACCATGCCCGACCTGCCCCCGCAGATCGGTGTTCTCGTCGAGCTCGACAAGCCGAACGCCGAGATCGCCAAGGGCGTCGCCCAGCACATCGCCGCCTTCGCGCCGAAGTACCTCTCCCGTGAGGACGTCCCGGCCGAGATCGTCGAGGCCGAGCGCCGCGTCGCCGAGGAGACCACCCGCGCCGAGGGCAAGCCCGAGGCCGCCCTGCCGAAGATCGTCGAGGGTCGCCTCAACGGCTTCTTCAAGGACGCCACCCTGCTGGGCCAGCCGTACGCGCTGGACAACAAGAAGTCCGTCCAGCAGATCCTGGACGACGCCGGTGTCAGCCTGAAGCGCTTCGCGCGCATCAAGGTCGGCATCTGAGCCGGTACGCGACCGGCATGGGACCCCGCTAGGGTTTCCCAGCAGTCGCCGGCCGCGTGGACGCCGGACGACCGCAGATCTGACGAGGAGGCCATTGCCGCAGGGACACCAGCACCCACCGGCAATGGCCTTCTTCGTATGTGCACGAGGAGATCTCCATGAACAAGGGCGCGGAAGCCAACCAGGCTGCCGACGACAAGAGCGACCACACCGGCAAGAAAGCCGGCCGCTTCATGCTGAAGCTGTCCGGAGAAGCCTTCTCCGGCGGCACCGGTCTGGGCGTCGACCCCGACGTCGTACACGCCGTCGCACGTGAGATCGCCGCGGTCGTCCGGGACGGCGCACAGATCGCGATCGTCATCGGCGGCGGCAACTTCTTCCGTGGCGCAGAGCTCCAGCAGCGCGGTATGGACCGGGCCCGCTCCGACTACATGGGCATGCTCGGAACGGTCATGAACTGCCTCGCGCTCCAGGACTTCCTGGAGAAGGAGGGCATCGACTCGCGCGTCCAGACCGCCATCACCATGGGCCAGGTCGCGGAGCCGTACATCCCGCTGCGGGCCGTGCGCCACCTGGAGAAGGGCCGCGTGGTCATCTTCGGCGCCGGTATGGGCATGCCGTACTTCTCCACCGACACCACCGCGGCCCAGCGCGCCCTGGAGATCGACGCCGAGGCCCTGCTCATGGGCAAGAACGGGGTCGACGGGGTCTACGACTCCGACCCCAAGGCCAACCCGGACGCGGTGAAGTTCGACGCGCTGGAGTACGGCGAGGTGATCACCCGCAACCTCAAGGTCGCGGACGCCACCGCCATCACCCTCTGCCGCGACAACGATCTGCCCATCCTCGTCTTCGAACTGCTCGCGCCGGGCAATATCGCGCGGGCCGTCCGGGGTGAGAAGATCGGCACGCTCGTGAGCGACCAGGGCACCCGGGCCTGAACCGGGGCACCGCCCCCGTGCGCGGGGGCGGGCCACCGCCCCGAGAGGGGATGGACAAAGCCCTGCCGGTCGGACACCGTGCAGGGGAACGCGCCGCCAAGATTCGCCGGCCTCGTACGGACCGATACGCGTACACGCCGGGCCTACTCAAGACACGCAGGAGCAAGTGGTGATCGAAGAGACCCTCCTCGAGGCCGAGGAGAAGATGGAGAAGGCCGTCGTGGTCGCCAAGGAGGACTTCGCCGCGATCCGCACCGGTCGTGCGCACCCGGCGATGTTCAACAAGATCGTGGCCGACTACTACGGCGCGCTGACGCCGATCAATCAGCTGGCCTCGTTCTCGGTGCCGGAGCCGCGGATGGCCGTGGTGACCCCGTTCGACAAGAGCGCCCTGCGCAACATCGAGCAGGCGATCCGCGACTCCGACCTGGGCGTCAACCCCAGCAATGACGGCAACATCATCCGAGTGGTGTTCCCCGAGCTCACGGAGGAGCGCCGCCGCGAGTTCATCAAGGTCGCCAAGGGCAAGGCCGAGGACTCCCGGATCTCGATCCGCTCCGTGCGCCGCAAGGCCAAGGAGGCCATCGACAAGCTGATCAAGGACGGCGAGGTCGGCGAGGACGAGGGCCGCCGTGCGGAGAAGGAGCTCGACGACACCACCGCGAAGTACGTGGCGCAGGTGGACGAGCTGCTCAAGCACAAGGAAGCCGAGCTGCTCGAGGTCTGATGAACGACTCCTCCTGGGGGGCCCCGCCGCGCGCGGGCTACAGCCCCGGTTACTGGGGGCCGCCCGACCAGGGGGCCGCCCCGGCGGGTCCCGCCTACGATGAGCGTGTCGCCCAGCACACTCGGCCCATGCCCATCGTGCCGGACGATCCCGACGCAGGTAGAGACGCAGAAGACCGCGACGACCGCGACCGGGGGGCCGCTCGGTGGAGCGGTCTCCCGTACCGCGACGAGATGCCGCAGGAGCCCATGCCCACCCCCCCGCCGCCTGCGGCGTCCGAGCCGCCGCAGCCCTCGCAGCCGCCGCAGAAGAAGCGTGCCGGCCGTGATCTGCGGGCCGCGATAGGGGTCGGCGCCGGGCTCGGTGCCGTGATCATCGCCGCCCTCTTCGTCGTCAAGGCCGTCTTCGTCGGCGTCATCGCCGTCGCCGTGGTCGTCGGCCTGTGGGAGCTCACCTCCCGGCTCGACGAGCGCAGGGGGATCAAGGCGCCCCTCGTGCCGCTCGCCATCGGCGGCGCGGCCATGATCGTCGCCGGCTACGTCCGGGGCGCCGAAGGCGCCTGGGTCGCCATGGCCTTCACCGCGCTCGCGGTGCTCGTCTGGCGGATGACCGAACCGCCCGAGGGCTACCTCAAGGACGTCACGGCGGGGCTCTTCGCCGCGTTCTACGTGCCCTTCCTGGCCACCTTCGTCGCGATGATGCTCACCGCGGACGACGGGCCGCAGCGGGTGTTCACGTTCCTGCTGCTGACCGTGGTAAGCGACACCGGTGCGTACGCGATCGGCTGGCGCTTCGGCAAGCACAAGCTGGCGCCGCGCATCAGCCCCGGGAAGACCCGGGAGGGTCTCGTCGGGGCCGTGACCTTCGGCATGGCGGCGGGCGCGGCCTGCATGCCGCTCCTCATCGACGGGGGCACCTGGTGGCAGGGGTTGCTCCTCGGCCTCGCGGTCGCGGTCAGCGCGACCCTGGGCGACCTGGGCGAGTCGATGATCAAGCGGGACCTCGGGATCAAGGACATGGGCACGCTGCTGCCGGGGCATGGCGGCATCATGGACCGGCTGGACTCGCTGCTGCCGACGGCGCCGGTGGTGTGGCTGCTGTTCGTGGTCTTCGTGGGGACCGGCTGAGCCGGTCCTGATCCGGCACAGGGGCTCGTCGTCCACGGGACGGCGGGCCCTTCGCGTTGTCCGCCGCCCGGGGGCTGGCCCGCAGAGGTGGGAGCCTGCATGCTGTCCGCAGCATGAAAGCCGGG from Streptomyces formicae includes these protein-coding regions:
- the lepB gene encoding signal peptidase I, coding for MSGTGRTQDGHSRLGSALSGLAVAVGCVLFLGGFVWGAVEYQPYTVPTDSMSPTVQAGDRVLAQRIDGSEVRRGDVVVFTDQVWGDMPMVKRVVAVGGDEIVCCDADGRTTVNGKPVEEPYLRGDGRASPQSFTANVPEGKLFLLGDERMGSQDSRVHLQDPGQGSVPRTAVKARVDAVAWPLGGLVERPEGFAELPGGVSQPGPVKLVVGSVVLGAVLILGGAAYGPVARVFGRRRAPDVRGRVTADV
- a CDS encoding NUDIX hydrolase, with the protein product MELRPVARVILLDPDDRILLVHGFEPDDPADAWWFTPGGGVEGGETREEAALREVAEETGITDVELGPVIWQRVCSFPFDGRRWDQDEWYYLARTKQTATSLTGLTGLEQRSVAGLRWWTSSELSAARETVYPTRLAELLRTLLDEGPPSVPVVLAPEIA
- a CDS encoding DUF2469 domain-containing protein; the encoded protein is MSAEDLEKYETEMELKLYREYRDVVGLFKYVIETERRFYLTNDYEMQVHSVQGEVFFEVSMADAWVWDMYRPARFVKQVRVLTFKDVNIEELNKSDLELPGG
- a CDS encoding YraN family protein — translated: MNATRALGRYGEELAARRLSEAGMAVLARNWRCGRAGEIDIVARDGDVAVICEVKTRRGAPPGSRAAFEHPMAAVTPTKAERLRRLAACWIDRHGGPPPGGVRIDLVGVVLPRRGAAVVEHVRGVA
- a CDS encoding YifB family Mg chelatase-like AAA ATPase; protein product: MGFARTCSVALVGVEGVVVEVQADLEPGVAAFTLVGLPDKSLVESRDRVRAAVVNSEAEWPQKKLTVGLSPASVPKGGSGFDLAVACAVLGAAERIDPRAIADLVLIGELGLDGRVRPVRGVLPAVLAAAEAGYRQVVVPEQTAGEASLVPGVSVLGVRSLRQLIAVLNDEPVPEEEPDGEGRPDAMLAGLMVPGAGVGTGLAARGPADDGRASFADLADVAGQHAARTALEVAAAGAHHLLLQGPPGAGKTMLAERLPGLLPPLTRQESLEVTGVHSVAGILPPGEPLVRTPPYCAPHHSATMQSLVGGGQGLPRPGAVSLAHRGILFLDEAPEFSAKALDALRQPLESGHVIVARSAGVVRLPARFLMVLAANPCPCGRHTLQGAGCECPASVIRRYQARLSGPLLDRVDLRVEVEPVSRSDLLGQSGRGESTETVADRVREARDRAAARLDGTPWSVNSEVPGHELRTRWQVAPGALAAAERDMERGMLTARGMDRVLRVAWTAADLAGRDRPTVQDVSLALQLRTGIARGALVLLGAEP
- the dprA gene encoding DNA-processing protein DprA — translated: MTAGVSDEERLARAALTRVVEPGDEHGGRWLREHGPVELMARLTAPALPEGTLRGAGEQRIEGYRIRAAAADPGRDLDAAAAAGGRFLCPGDPEWPSQLDDLGDARPVGLWVRGRSDLRIWALRSVAVVGARACTPYGAHMAASLGSGLAERGWVVVSGAAHGVDGAAHRGALAAAGATVAVLACGVDVVYPRSHAELIGRIAEQGLVIGELPPGGHPTRSRFVLRNRVIAALTRGTVVVEAEYRSGSLVTARAAQRLGRFTMGVPGPVTSGLSAGVHELLRGEAVLVTDADEVVELVGYIGELAPARRGPVFARDLVGPAGARVLEALPARGVLGAGDIARGAGVTTDEALGRLYELHSLGFVERHGDGWRLTQAAIHPSNTRRGGA
- the whiG gene encoding RNA polymerase sigma factor WhiG, with translation MPQHTSGSDRAAVPPAARGTVRPPAPSSLDELWRSYKATGDGRLREQLILHYSPLVKYVAGRVSVGLPSNVEQADFVSSGVFGLIDAIEKFDIERSIKFETYAITRIRGAMIDELRALDWIPRSVRQKARAVERAYATLEAQLRRTPSESEVAAEMGIALEELHSVFSQLSLANVVALEELLHVGGEGGDRLSLMDTLEDTAADDPVEVAEDRELRRLLARAINTLPDREKTVVTLYYYEGLTLAEIGNVLGVTESRVSQIHTKSVLQLRAKLADVGR
- a CDS encoding TetR/AcrR family transcriptional regulator, with product MAEHRTMQRGALLDAARSLLSEGGTEALTFPALAERTGLARSSVYEYFRSRAAVVEELCAVDFPVWAAEVEVAMEQAGTPEGKVEAYVRQQLELVGDRRHRAVVAISASELDAGAREKIRAAHGGLVAMIVEALGDLGHEQPRLAAMLLQGVVDAAVRRIELGAVEEPSAIADAAVSMALRGVRGD
- the rpsB gene encoding 30S ribosomal protein S2, producing the protein MAVVTMRELLESGVHFGHQTRRWNPKMKRFIFTERNGIYIIDLLQSLSYIDRAYEFVKETVAHGGSIMFIGTKKQAQEAIAEQATRVGMPYVNQRWLGGMLTNFSTVYKRLQRLKELEAIDFEDVAASGLTKKELLVLSREKAKLEKTLGGIREMQKVPSAVWIVDTKKEHIAVGEARKLHIPVVAILDTNCDPDEVDYKIPGNDDAIRSVTLLTRVIADAVAEGLIARSGVATGDQKPGDKAAGEPLAEWERDLLEGEKKADETPAAEAEKPAEAAAEAPAAEAEKPAEAAAEAPAADAEQA